A single Actinomadura algeriensis DNA region contains:
- a CDS encoding PH domain-containing protein — protein MAEREWRVPVAQVVVKWAAALAAAALAAVSADDPQFVLLAGAAALGLAALALRDVLAPVRVAADAEAVTVVAGYAGRRRIPWGEVAAVRVDERRRLLLHTRLLEIETADDLHLFSRFDLGAEVDDVAAVLGELRYGSSAGVG, from the coding sequence GGCGGGTGCCCGTCGCACAGGTCGTGGTGAAGTGGGCCGCCGCCCTCGCCGCCGCCGCACTGGCCGCCGTCTCCGCCGACGATCCCCAGTTCGTGCTGCTCGCGGGCGCGGCGGCGCTCGGGCTCGCCGCGCTCGCGCTGCGCGACGTGCTCGCCCCGGTGCGCGTCGCGGCGGACGCCGAGGCCGTCACCGTCGTCGCCGGGTACGCGGGCCGGCGGCGGATCCCGTGGGGCGAGGTCGCGGCCGTCCGGGTGGACGAGCGGCGGCGGCTGCTGCTCCACACGCGGCTGCTGGAGATCGAGACGGCCGACGACCTGCACCTGTTCAGCCGGTTCGACCTCGGCGCCGAGGTCGACGACGTCGCGGCCGTGCTCGGCGAGCTGCGCTACGGCAGCTCGGCCGGGGTCGGGTAG
- a CDS encoding ribokinase, which produces MWEVVVVGSVNADLVIGVDRRPAPGETVLGSDLVVHPGGKGANQAVAAARLGGRTGIVGRVGDDGHGRLLRDALAADGVDLAHLATTSGPSGVALITVGPDGDNSIIVSPGANARLTPADVAAARDMIAGAAVVSFQLEVPLPAVQAAARTAAAAGGRVVLNLSPPAPVPTDLLALCDPLVVNEHEAAYLLGGGEPGEPAALAGALLKRGPRSVVVTLGADGVLVADASGTAHVPSPKVEAVDTTGAGDAFTAALCLRLARGDGLSDAAAYAARAGAAAVRRPGAQPSYPTPAELP; this is translated from the coding sequence ATGTGGGAAGTCGTCGTGGTCGGCTCGGTCAACGCCGACCTGGTGATCGGGGTGGACCGGCGGCCCGCGCCCGGGGAGACCGTCCTCGGCTCCGACCTGGTCGTCCACCCGGGCGGCAAGGGCGCCAACCAGGCGGTCGCCGCCGCCCGGCTCGGCGGCCGCACCGGGATCGTCGGCCGGGTCGGCGACGACGGCCACGGCCGCCTGCTGCGCGACGCGCTCGCCGCCGACGGCGTCGACCTCGCCCACCTGGCGACGACGTCCGGGCCGAGCGGCGTCGCGCTGATCACCGTCGGACCGGACGGCGACAACAGCATCATCGTGTCGCCCGGGGCCAACGCCCGGCTCACCCCCGCCGACGTCGCCGCCGCCCGCGACATGATCGCGGGCGCGGCCGTCGTGTCCTTCCAGCTGGAGGTGCCGCTCCCGGCGGTGCAGGCCGCGGCCCGCACCGCCGCGGCGGCGGGCGGCCGGGTGGTGCTGAACCTGTCGCCGCCCGCGCCCGTCCCCACCGACCTGCTCGCCCTGTGCGACCCGCTGGTGGTCAACGAGCACGAGGCCGCGTACCTGCTCGGCGGCGGGGAACCCGGCGAGCCCGCCGCGCTGGCCGGGGCGCTCCTGAAGCGCGGGCCCCGGTCGGTCGTCGTCACGCTCGGCGCCGACGGGGTGCTCGTCGCCGACGCGTCCGGCACGGCGCACGTCCCGTCCCCGAAGGTCGAGGCGGTCGACACCACCGGGGCGGGCGACGCGTTCACCGCCGCGCTCTGCCTGCGCCTGGCACGCGGCGACGGCCTGAGCGACGCGGCCGCCTACGCTGCCCGCGCGGGCGCCGCCGCCGTCCGCCGGCCCGGCGCGCAGCCGTCCTACCCGACCCCGGCCGAGCTGCCGTAG
- a CDS encoding ABC transporter permease/substrate-binding protein: MSTETLRKRPEGGPARDGGALRTTARLLGENGALAGLVILVLALAVASDDFLTVTNLLNVGVQAAVVAILAFGATFVIVTAGIDLSVGSVAALSAVVLAWTATEQGMPWPVALVFAIVAGLAAGLVNGLLITYGKLPPFIATLAMLGIARGLALVISDGSPIAFPGAVTHLGDTIGEYLPVPVLVMIVMGLLTALILARTYSGRAMYAIGGNEEAARLSGIRVDRQKLVTYALSGAFAAVAGIVLASRLASAQPQAAEGYELDAIAAVVIGGASLSGGKGRAFGTLVGALILAVLRNGLNLLSVSAFWQQVVIGVVIALAVLLDTVRRRGVKFGPRTFWAGGGAAVAVIVALSAGLALTGGNGGGAAGGGTKVGLSVSTLNNPFFVQFRDGAQAEAARRGVDLTVSDAQNDASQQVNQVQNYVSQGMDAIIVNPVDSDAAAPAVQAANRADIPVIAADRTVNGADVAQLVASDNVEGGRLAADEMAKLLGGKGEIVVLQGQPGASASRERGQGFAEGIAEHSGIEVVAEQPADFDRTKGLNVMTNLLQSHPDIDGVFAENDEMALGAIKALGDRAGDEVKVVGFDGTPAGIEAVQNGTMNASVAQQPRLLGKMAVDSALKAAGGEDLPADAPVPVKIATRENASQFVND; the protein is encoded by the coding sequence ATGTCCACTGAAACCCTGCGCAAGCGGCCGGAGGGAGGCCCGGCCCGGGACGGCGGCGCGCTGCGGACCACCGCGCGGCTGCTGGGGGAGAACGGCGCGCTGGCCGGCCTGGTGATCCTGGTGCTGGCACTCGCCGTCGCCTCCGACGACTTCCTCACGGTGACGAACCTGCTGAACGTCGGCGTGCAGGCCGCGGTCGTCGCGATCCTGGCGTTCGGCGCCACGTTCGTGATCGTCACCGCCGGGATCGACCTGTCGGTCGGCTCGGTCGCCGCGCTGTCGGCGGTCGTCCTGGCCTGGACGGCGACGGAACAGGGCATGCCGTGGCCGGTCGCGCTCGTGTTCGCGATCGTGGCCGGTCTCGCGGCGGGGCTCGTCAACGGGCTGCTGATCACCTACGGGAAGCTGCCGCCGTTCATCGCGACCCTCGCGATGCTCGGCATCGCCCGCGGCTTGGCGCTGGTCATCTCCGACGGCAGCCCGATCGCGTTCCCCGGCGCGGTCACCCACCTGGGCGACACCATCGGCGAGTACCTGCCGGTGCCCGTCCTCGTCATGATCGTGATGGGGCTGCTGACGGCGCTGATCCTCGCCCGCACCTACAGCGGCCGCGCGATGTACGCGATCGGCGGCAACGAGGAGGCGGCGCGGCTGTCGGGCATCCGCGTCGACCGGCAGAAGCTCGTCACCTACGCGCTGTCGGGCGCGTTCGCGGCCGTCGCGGGCATCGTGCTGGCGTCCCGGCTGGCGTCCGCGCAGCCGCAGGCCGCCGAGGGGTACGAGCTGGACGCGATCGCGGCGGTCGTCATCGGCGGCGCGAGCCTGTCGGGCGGCAAGGGCCGGGCATTCGGCACCCTGGTCGGCGCGCTGATCCTGGCGGTGCTGCGCAACGGCCTGAACCTGCTGTCGGTGTCGGCGTTCTGGCAGCAGGTCGTCATCGGCGTCGTCATCGCCCTCGCCGTCCTGCTGGACACCGTCCGGCGGCGCGGGGTGAAGTTCGGTCCCCGGACGTTCTGGGCGGGCGGCGGCGCGGCCGTCGCGGTGATCGTCGCCCTGTCCGCCGGGCTGGCGCTGACCGGCGGCAACGGCGGCGGGGCCGCCGGGGGCGGCACCAAGGTCGGCCTGTCGGTGTCCACCCTCAACAACCCGTTCTTCGTGCAGTTCCGCGACGGCGCGCAGGCCGAGGCGGCGCGGCGCGGCGTGGACCTGACCGTCTCGGACGCGCAGAACGACGCGTCCCAGCAGGTCAACCAGGTGCAGAACTACGTGAGCCAGGGCATGGACGCGATCATCGTCAACCCGGTGGACTCCGACGCCGCCGCGCCCGCCGTGCAGGCCGCGAACCGCGCGGACATCCCGGTGATCGCCGCCGACCGGACGGTCAACGGCGCCGACGTCGCGCAGCTCGTCGCGTCCGACAACGTCGAGGGCGGGCGGCTGGCCGCCGACGAGATGGCGAAGCTGCTCGGCGGCAAGGGCGAGATCGTGGTCCTGCAGGGGCAGCCCGGCGCGTCGGCCTCCCGCGAACGCGGGCAGGGCTTCGCGGAGGGCATCGCCGAGCACTCCGGCATCGAGGTCGTCGCCGAGCAGCCCGCGGACTTCGACCGCACCAAGGGCCTGAACGTCATGACGAACCTGCTGCAGTCGCACCCCGACATCGACGGCGTGTTCGCCGAGAACGACGAGATGGCGCTCGGCGCGATCAAGGCGCTCGGCGACCGCGCGGGCGACGAGGTCAAGGTCGTCGGCTTCGACGGGACTCCGGCCGGGATCGAGGCCGTGCAGAACGGCACGATGAACGCGTCCGTCGCGCAGCAGCCCCGGCTGCTCGGCAAGATGGCCGTGGACAGCGCGCTGAAGGCGGCGGGCGGCGAGGACCTCCCGGCCGACGCGCCGGTGCCCGTCAAGATCGCCACCCGCGAGAACGCCTCGCAGTTCGTCAACGACTGA
- a CDS encoding sugar ABC transporter ATP-binding protein, translated as MTGADDAEILRVRNLRKTFPGVVALDGVDFALRPGEVHVLLGENGAGKSTLIKALSGAHRPDEGTIEVDGREVRIRSAQDAEELGIATIYQEFNLVPELTVAENLFLGRPPRRFGLVDRRAMNAAARDLLARVGIAAEPGDRMAGLGIARSQMVEIAKALGLDARVLIMDEPTAVLTTGEVDRLFEIVARLREEGVAIIFITHHLEEIARIGDRVTVLRDGRSVAEVPADTPEEELVRLMVGRSIDAQYPRERTEPGPALLEVRGLAREGVFRDVSFEVRAGEVVGLAGLVGAGRTEVARAVFGADRPDAGEVRVDGRALPPGDVQAAMKAGLGLVPEDRKGQGLVLGADVQENLGLVTLGRASRGGVVDRAGQRRGAGEIAGRLNVRMSGLAQEVRTLSGGNQQKVVIGKWLLADAKVLILDEPTRGIDVGAKVEIYRLINDLTASGHAALMISSDLPEVLGMSDRILVMARGGIAGELPAGEATQDTVMALAVSGHDDVKE; from the coding sequence GTGACCGGTGCAGACGACGCGGAGATACTGCGCGTCCGGAACTTGCGCAAGACGTTCCCGGGCGTGGTGGCGCTGGACGGCGTGGACTTCGCGCTGCGTCCCGGCGAGGTGCACGTGCTGCTCGGCGAGAACGGCGCCGGGAAGAGCACGCTGATCAAGGCGCTGTCCGGCGCGCACCGTCCCGACGAGGGGACGATCGAGGTGGACGGGCGCGAGGTGCGGATCCGGTCCGCGCAGGACGCCGAGGAACTCGGCATCGCGACCATCTACCAGGAGTTCAACCTCGTCCCCGAGCTGACGGTGGCCGAGAACCTGTTCCTCGGGCGGCCGCCGCGCCGGTTCGGCCTCGTCGACCGGCGCGCGATGAACGCGGCCGCCCGCGACCTGCTGGCGCGCGTGGGGATCGCCGCCGAGCCCGGCGACAGGATGGCGGGGCTGGGCATCGCGCGCAGCCAGATGGTCGAGATCGCGAAGGCGCTCGGCCTGGACGCCCGCGTCCTGATCATGGACGAGCCGACGGCCGTCCTCACGACGGGCGAGGTCGACCGGCTGTTCGAGATCGTCGCGCGGCTCCGCGAGGAGGGCGTGGCGATCATCTTCATCACGCACCATCTGGAGGAGATCGCCCGGATCGGCGACCGGGTGACGGTGCTGCGGGACGGCCGCTCGGTCGCCGAGGTGCCCGCGGACACGCCGGAGGAGGAACTCGTCCGGCTGATGGTCGGCCGGTCCATCGACGCGCAGTACCCGCGCGAGCGCACCGAGCCGGGCCCGGCCCTGCTGGAGGTGCGCGGCCTGGCCCGCGAGGGCGTCTTCCGGGACGTCTCGTTCGAGGTCCGCGCGGGCGAGGTCGTCGGCCTGGCGGGGCTGGTCGGCGCGGGCCGCACCGAGGTCGCCCGCGCGGTGTTCGGCGCGGACCGTCCGGACGCGGGCGAGGTGCGGGTGGACGGGCGCGCGCTGCCGCCCGGGGACGTGCAGGCCGCGATGAAGGCCGGGCTCGGCCTCGTCCCCGAGGACCGCAAGGGGCAGGGCCTCGTCCTCGGCGCGGACGTGCAGGAGAACCTCGGCCTGGTCACGCTGGGCCGCGCGAGCCGCGGCGGGGTCGTGGACCGGGCCGGGCAGCGGCGCGGCGCGGGCGAGATCGCGGGCCGCCTCAACGTGCGGATGAGCGGTCTCGCGCAGGAGGTCCGCACGCTGTCGGGCGGCAACCAGCAGAAGGTCGTGATCGGCAAGTGGCTGCTGGCCGACGCGAAGGTGCTGATCCTGGACGAGCCGACGCGCGGCATCGACGTCGGCGCGAAGGTCGAGATCTACCGGCTGATCAACGACCTGACGGCGTCCGGGCACGCGGCGCTGATGATCTCCAGCGACCTGCCCGAGGTGCTGGGGATGAGCGACCGGATCCTCGTGATGGCACGGGGCGGGATCGCCGGCGAGCTGCCGGCCGGCGAGGCGACACAGGACACGGTGATGGCGCTGGCCGTGTCCGGCCACGACGACGTGAAGGAATGA
- a CDS encoding LacI family DNA-binding transcriptional regulator yields MTGAKDVARRAGVSVATVSRVLNDSARVTPETRARVLAAVAELGYRPNAVARSLRTDTTRTIGLVIGDILNPFFTELARAVEDEARGAGYSVVIGNADERPERQDHYVRTLLEQRVDGLLLCPTAEVTPLVRDVVRDGGPLVFLDRTLPGLDVPTVRADGTAAIGELVAHLAALGRRRIAFVSGPALLSTGRERTAAFTAALRACGLPVPPGYVQAGDFQAASGRAGAARLLDLPEPPEAIFAGDNLMALGALDEIRARGLAIPGDVALASYDDVPWFTHLDPPITAIGQPVQELGRRAVRALLDRIDGRPVEPVVLDARLVVRRSCGEPAEQGTDETEGRRPL; encoded by the coding sequence ATGACCGGCGCCAAGGACGTCGCGCGCCGTGCCGGCGTGTCGGTCGCGACCGTCTCGCGGGTGCTCAACGACAGCGCCCGGGTGACGCCGGAAACGCGGGCGCGGGTGCTGGCGGCCGTCGCGGAGCTGGGCTACCGGCCCAACGCGGTCGCCCGCTCGCTGCGCACCGACACGACCCGGACGATCGGGCTGGTCATCGGCGACATCCTCAACCCGTTCTTCACCGAGCTGGCCCGCGCGGTCGAGGACGAGGCGCGCGGCGCCGGGTACTCCGTGGTGATCGGCAACGCCGACGAGCGGCCCGAGCGCCAGGACCACTACGTCCGGACGCTGCTCGAACAGCGGGTGGACGGGCTGCTGCTGTGCCCGACGGCCGAGGTGACGCCGCTGGTGCGCGACGTCGTCCGCGACGGCGGCCCGCTGGTGTTCCTCGACCGGACGCTCCCCGGCCTGGACGTCCCGACCGTGCGGGCGGACGGGACGGCCGCGATCGGGGAGCTGGTCGCGCACCTGGCGGCCCTCGGGCGCCGCCGCATCGCGTTCGTGTCCGGGCCGGCGCTGCTGTCGACCGGCCGGGAGCGCACGGCGGCGTTCACCGCCGCGCTGCGCGCCTGCGGGCTGCCGGTCCCCCCGGGCTACGTGCAGGCGGGCGACTTCCAGGCGGCGAGCGGACGGGCGGGCGCCGCGCGGCTGCTCGACCTGCCCGAACCCCCCGAGGCGATCTTCGCGGGGGACAACCTGATGGCCCTCGGCGCGCTGGACGAGATCCGCGCGCGGGGCCTCGCGATCCCGGGGGACGTCGCGCTGGCGTCCTACGACGACGTCCCCTGGTTCACCCATCTCGACCCGCCGATCACCGCGATCGGCCAGCCGGTGCAGGAGCTCGGCCGCCGCGCGGTCCGCGCGCTGCTGGACCGGATCGACGGCCGCCCGGTGGAGCCGGTGGTACTGGACGCGCGGCTGGTGGTGCGCCGCTCGTGCGGCGAGCCCGCCGAACAGGGAACCGACGAGACCGAAGGGAGGCGCCCGCTGTGA
- a CDS encoding aldo/keto reductase produces MPQLGFGVFQVPDDGAEQAVTAALENGYRSIDTAAVYQNERGTGRALRASGVPREELFVTTKLWNGDHGRDKALRAFDTSLERLGLDYVDLYLIHWPMPQHGTYLETWRALEELRRDGRARSIGVSNFTVETLRHVLDETDVVPVLNQIELHPYLQQAGLRAFHADHGIRTEAWSPLGQGQGLLDDPALAEIGRAHGRSPAQVALRWSLQLGNVVIPKSVTPSRIAENIDVFGFELTADDMKRIGELDKGTRVGPDPATFDAGA; encoded by the coding sequence ATGCCGCAGCTGGGCTTCGGGGTCTTCCAGGTGCCCGACGACGGGGCCGAGCAGGCCGTGACGGCGGCGCTGGAGAACGGCTACCGCAGCATCGACACCGCCGCCGTCTACCAGAACGAGCGCGGCACCGGACGGGCGCTGCGCGCGTCGGGCGTCCCGCGCGAGGAGCTGTTCGTCACGACGAAGCTGTGGAACGGCGACCACGGACGCGACAAGGCGCTGCGCGCCTTCGACACCAGCCTGGAACGCCTAGGCCTCGACTACGTCGACCTTTACCTGATCCACTGGCCGATGCCGCAGCACGGCACGTACCTGGAGACGTGGCGCGCGCTGGAGGAACTGCGGCGCGACGGCCGCGCCCGCTCGATCGGCGTCTCGAACTTCACCGTCGAGACGCTGCGGCACGTCCTGGACGAGACCGACGTCGTCCCCGTGCTCAACCAGATCGAGCTGCACCCGTACCTGCAGCAGGCGGGCCTGCGCGCCTTCCACGCCGACCACGGCATCCGCACCGAGGCGTGGTCGCCGCTGGGGCAGGGCCAGGGCCTGCTGGACGACCCGGCGCTCGCCGAGATCGGCCGCGCGCACGGCCGCTCGCCCGCGCAGGTGGCGCTGCGCTGGAGCCTGCAGCTCGGCAACGTCGTCATCCCCAAGTCGGTGACGCCGTCGCGCATCGCCGAGAACATCGACGTGTTCGGTTTCGAGCTGACCGCGGACGACATGAAGCGCATCGGCGAGCTGGACAAGGGCACCCGCGTCGGCCCCGACCCGGCCACCTTCGACGCCGGGGCCTGA
- a CDS encoding MarR family winged helix-turn-helix transcriptional regulator, translated as MLAGQLMRALQDELFERLAEQGHPDVRPRHGSVLAFLGRDGARATELAARTGQHKQIVGTIVDELAALGYVRREPDPDDRRAKRVVPTEHGLDEIAKARAILADMEHRHADNLGADRYAAFKEAFAEVVRAQRDRDPS; from the coding sequence ATGCTGGCCGGTCAGCTGATGCGGGCACTGCAGGACGAACTCTTCGAGCGGCTCGCCGAACAGGGGCACCCCGACGTGCGCCCACGGCACGGGAGCGTCCTGGCCTTCCTCGGCCGGGACGGCGCGCGCGCGACGGAATTGGCCGCGCGCACCGGCCAGCACAAGCAGATCGTCGGCACGATCGTCGACGAGCTCGCCGCGCTCGGCTACGTCCGCCGCGAACCCGACCCGGACGACCGCCGCGCCAAACGCGTCGTCCCCACCGAGCACGGGCTCGACGAGATCGCCAAGGCCCGCGCGATCCTCGCCGACATGGAACACCGCCACGCCGACAACCTGGGCGCCGACCGCTACGCCGCCTTCAAGGAGGCCTTCGCGGAGGTCGTCCGCGCCCAGCGCGACCGCGATCCGTCGTGA